A genomic segment from Piliocolobus tephrosceles isolate RC106 chromosome X, ASM277652v3, whole genome shotgun sequence encodes:
- the TRIM13 gene encoding E3 ubiquitin-protein ligase TRIM13 produces MELLEEDLTCPICCSLFDDPRVLPCSHNFCKKCLEGILEGSVRNSLWRPAPFKCPTCRKETSATGINSLQVNYSLKGIVEKYNKIKISPKMPVCKGHLGQPLNIFCLTDMQLICGICATRGDHTKHVFCSIEDAYAQERDAFESLFQSFETWRRGDALSRLDTLETSKRKSLQLLTKDSDKVKEFFEKLQHTLDQKKNEILSDFETMKLAVMQAYDPEINKLNTILQEQRMAFNIAEAFKDVSEPIVFLQQMQEFREKIKVIKETPLPPSNLPASPLMKNFDTSQWEDIKLVDVDKLSLPQDTGTFINKIPWSFYKLFLLVLLGLVVLFGPTMFLEWSLFDDLATWKDCLSDFSSYLTKSVDFIEQSVFYWEQVTDGFFIFNERFKNFTLVVLNNAAEFVCKYKLL; encoded by the coding sequence ATGGAGCTGCTTGAAGAAGATCTCACGTGCCCTATTTGTTGTAGTCTGTTTGATGATCCACGGGTTTTGCCGTGCTCCCACAACTTCTGCAAAAAATGCTTAGAAGGGATCTTAGAGGGGAGTGTGCGGAATTCCTTGTGGAGACCAGCTCCTTTCAAGTGTCCTACGTGCCGTAAGGAAACTTCAGCTACTGGAATTAATAGCCTGCAGGTTAATTACTCCCTGAAGGGTATTGTGGAAAAGTATAACAAGATCAAGATCTCTCCCAAAATGCCAGTATGCAAAGGACACTTGGGGCAGCCTCTCAACATTTTCTGCCTGACTGATATGCAGCTGATTTGTGGGATCTGTGCTACTCGTGGGGACCACACCAAGCATGTCTTCTGTTCTATTGAAGATGCCTATGCTCAGGAAAGGGATGCCTTTGAGTCCCTCTTTCAGAGCTTTGAGACCTGGCGTCGGGGAGATGCTCTTTCTCGCTTGGATACCTTGGAAACTAGTAAGAGGAAATCCCTACAGTTACTGACTAAAGATTCAGATAAAGTGAAGGAATTTTTTGAGAAGTTACAACACACATTGGatcaaaagaagaatgaaattctgtctgaCTTTGAGACCATGAAACTTGCTGTTATGCAAGCATATGACCCAGAGATCAACAAACTCAACACCATCTTGCAGGAGCAACGGATGGCCTTTAACATTGCTGAGGCTTTCAAAGATGTGTCAGAACCCATTGTATTTCTGCAACAGATGCAGGAGTTCAGGGAGAAAATCAAAGTAATCAAGGAAACTCCTTTACCTCCCTCTAATTTGCCTGCAAGCCCCTTAATGAAGAACTTTGATACTAGTCAATGGGAAGACATAAAACTAGTTGATGTGGATAAACTTTCTTTGCCTCAAGACACTGGCACATTCATTAACAAGATTCCCTGGAGCTTTTATAAGTTATTTTTGCTAGTCCTGCTTGGCCTTGTCGTTCTCTTTGGTCCTACCATGTTCCTAGAATGGTCATTATTTGATGACCTGGCAACTTGGAAAGACTGTCTTTCAGACTTTAGTTCCTATCTGACTAAATCAGTCGATTTTATAGAACAATCAGTTTTTTACTGGGAACAGGTGACAGATGggtttttcattttcaatgaaaGATTCAAGAATTTTACGTTGGTGGTACTGAACAATGCGGCAGAATTTGTGTGCAAATATAAACTATTATAA
- the KCNRG gene encoding LOW QUALITY PROTEIN: potassium channel regulatory protein (The sequence of the model RefSeq protein was modified relative to this genomic sequence to represent the inferred CDS: inserted 1 base in 1 codon; deleted 1 base in 1 codon), whose product MSSQELVTLNVGGKIFTTRFSTIKQFPASRLARMLDGRDQEFKMVGGQIFVDRDGVLFSFILDFLRTHQLLLSTDFSDYLRLQREALFYELRSLVDLLNPYLLQPRPALVEVHFLSWNTQAFFRVFGSCSKTIETLTGRITVFTEQPSAPTWSSNSFPPQMTLLPLPPQRPSYHDLVFQCGSDSSTDNQTGVKYVSIKPDNRKLANGTNVLGLLIDTLLKEGFHLVSTRTVPSEDKTECYSFEKIKSPEALIMNETPKPETXIPEQSQIKK is encoded by the exons ATGAGTAGTCAGGAACTGGTCACTTTGAATGTGGGAGGGAAGATATTCACGACAAGGTTTTCTACGATAAAGCAGTTTCCTGCTTCTCGGTTGGCACGCATGTTAGATGGCAGAGACCAAGAATTCAAGATGGTTGGTGGCCAGATTTTTGTAGACAGAGATGGTGTTTTATTTAGTTTCATCTTAGATTTTTTGAGAACTCACCAGCTTTTATTATCTACTGACTTTTCAGACTATCTTAGGCTTCAGAGAGAGGCTCTTTTCTATGAACTTCGTTCTCTAGTTGATCTCTTAAACCCATACCTGCTACAGCCAAGACCTGCTCTTGTGGAGGTGCATTTCCTAAGCTGGAACACTCAAGCTTTTTTCAGGGTGTTTGGCTCTTGCAGCAAAACAATTGAGACGCTAACTGGGAGGATTACAGTGTTTACAGAACAACCTTCAGCGCCGACCTGGAGTAGTAACTCTTTCCCTCCTCAGATGACCTTACTTCCACTGCCTCCACAAAGACCTTCTTACCATGACCTGGTTTTCCAGTGTGGTTCTGACAGCAGTACTGATAACCAAACTGGAGTCAA GTATGTTTCTATAAAACCTGATAACCGAAAATTGGCCAACGGAACAAATGTCCTCGGCTTACTGATTGATACTTTATTA AAGGAAGGCTTTCATTTGGTCAGCACTAGAACAGTACCCTCTGAAGACAAAACTGAATGCTATagctttgaaaagataaaaagccCTGAAGCACTCATCATGAATGAAACACCAAAACCAGAGA ACATACCAGAGCAATCTcagataaagaaatga